The genomic DNA AAATTACAATTTTCGAGTGTAAGCGTGAagtatcctttggatcctttTTCCAAGTGAAATCACCGTTGGTAAGCCAATCTTCATTCAAATATATttatctgacctgctaatcgccctttctcgcagttggagactgaattgctaagggcgcagctcaacgaagtcggaccgaaggagctgtgcagccggctaggcgctcggcccctgaacacgacccatgtatgacctcggagcacagcaccacagcctgatggaataggttGGGAGTCgattgatgagggaggaaaaccggagtacccggagaatcGAAGTCAGGTCACACAGGTGGGAGGCGCAGTCGATGACCACTTAATCACCCTGACTCCTGTTAAACAGTTTCTAGATGTTCTTCTCTCCTGGAAAATCGATTGCGAAAATTTCTTTAGAAAGAAAAACATATGAAACTGACTAGAGttttattttcacgacgtttcgaagtcatcgtaactccattatcaagtgataaataaatacaagtgctagagtttaaatagatcgaaagcataatttgcatactaggtgttgtaaagaatgttatacaaataactttgccttgattgagtcactttggacatttagagaaggtgacaattccctaatgtatagcatttcataaattaaacagtcatgtttagtcttacattttcttaagactttaaagtgctgattgatattagcaggcaaacaatcgtgtttatttacctgataatatcaatcagcactttaaagACTTGGCACAACAAAACTGCTTTGGGTTAAGCGTGAGGGAGACAACACAAAACACTAACAAAAACACTTGAAATGTTTGCCATGCTATTTTGAAACGAAGTTTGCAGTATTCTTCGTGTTGCAAGGAGCATGTGCCGTGCAAGTATTCATCGCCGCAATGTTGCGATAAAAAAATAGTTACGTTCTTCATTCTTCCTCAGCGTGCCACAGCCAAAAGACGGAGAAAGACCAAAGACGTGTTTGCTAATTGTCTTTATACCACCTCCTTGTAAACCTCAGAAGCGGTATGAAATCTGCAACAATTAAATCAAAATAGTAAACATTTTGCTCATGGGGCTTGGATATGAAACAAATCATTTCATTTAAGTAAAGCATACGTTCCCAAAACCCTTCCGAATAAATACAGGAACGTATGAGAGTTTGTGGTCTCTGGAAGAAGGAATGTAATTTAAACTAAATTTATCGCGCTATTCAATCAGCTTTCCTTTGTAAATATTGCCGCCTTTCCTTGTGTGAAGTTTGTCTCAGAATTGAAAACTATGGGGGTCAACAGGAAGAAgctaaaataaatttcaatgtaaAATAATGACACTGCTCCATTACATTTGCATATAGCAGCGTCAAATAAGACCAGGAAGAGGAAAAAGATGGTTAAATGGTACTAATGGTTACTCGAGATAAGTTGAATGGTCATGGAAAAGAACAGGGGAAGAGGTGCAGTGAATTAACAGTGCACCATAGAACCTTGGCCACACCCAAAAACCTGCTCAGTCGACAACTCCACACTAATTGAAACCAAATTAAATTTTTATGAGGTTGTTTGTCACAACTTCATGTTGTTTCAGCAGCTCCAAATAATCACGCTGTGAGGAAAGATTGATGCTTTCACGATCAATTGACTGACGAAAAAATGTGACCAAAACATTGTGACCATGACATTCCCTCACTTCTATGACCAACGCCACACTGCATCTTTTGTAGTCGACGCTCTCCTCTCTTCacattttgtctttatttttctGTATTTGCATAGCTAATAGTACCCAATGAAGAAGGCATTTAGGTGGAACTACACGTCTATGTTGTCTCTGAAACAGTATCTGATACAAATAATCGTTGTTTCACCTAAATGAAAACGACCACAGATTGGTTGAAACCCTTAAATCTTTGGTAGACATAACAAGCGATTTAAAACAATGTAGTTAATTAAGGACGCAAAATGGcagagaattatttttaaacaaGGCACTTGAACAATGCATTTCTTGTGTTTTTGACGTAGAAATTTGCATGTCGGTTCCCACCAGTGAGGTAGCGGTTCTGTCTTTTGGCAAAGCACAATGCACTTTTCGCTATGTCTTCCTGTGTTTTTGTGACTACGAAAGGCGTGTTGGATTCATAGTGGTCTATGTTCTGAGATATTTCCTCCGGATCTTCTGCGGGTTGACAAATTTCAAAGAGCTCTTTTGAGTCAGCAATTGACGCATGTGGATTGAAGCGTGAAACACTGTCATATCAACATATGTAGTTAACTGAAGCATATACATAAATATTCGGGATAGATATGGGTTAAACCGTTTTCTTGAGACATAAAGCAAACCGACCGCCTCCAATGAATCGTCGAAAAGACGACTAGACTGCTCGAAAGAGGCCTGGTATTGATTATTCTAGAGTGTGATTACTTCAATCTCGTGGATTTTGTGTATAGTAGTCCTTCGGGTCGTTAAGAACTTTTCGTCTGGCGCATTAATCAAATGGCACCCCATTCAACGTTTACATCATTTCTAGCCTTTAATCTATTGCTCTACCTTTCACATGGCGAGAACTCtgatatattttttcatcaatCTGGTGCACTACTTCGAGGACTCGATACAAGAGGTTCACGAGCCGTCGAACAGCCGAAGACGGAAACGGACAGGTCCACTGAAGTTCCAAGATTTCTTCTTCATTTGTTTAGAAAGCGAACACATTTACCTCGAGGAAGGTTAAGTGAAAGGGAGTCCGACATAGTGAGAGTCTTTTTGCGAGAACGTAAGTACTATTTGTGTCAGAGGTTAATTTTGTTGTCATGATGCAAACGCCTTACAGAGTAAACATTTGTCGTTTTACTCTTTGTTCGTCTAGCTTTAGCTTCGGCAAAAGACCATCATGAAGGGCCTCTCAGTCATCTTCTATTTTTCAACTTATCCACCATTTCACACAAAGAGAATATCAAGAAAGCAGAATTAAGAATTTACAAGAAGAGGCCAGTGAAGCATAGCACCGGCACGGAAGGGAATCTTAAGCTAAGacttttccttttgaaaagctTGCGGAACAAACATCTTCATCTAGAAAGAAACACAGTTCTTCTGGCTTCCCATCTTATTACTTTAAGGGAGAATGTTGGTAGATGGATTACTTTTGATCTAACATCTGCTGTCAAAATTTGGAAAGATAATCCAAAAGAACTTTTTGGATTAAGCCTTACAATTCAAGGAATGAAGGCCTTTCCCACGGAATTTCACATCGGCAGCCGAGGCAAAAGAGCTCCATTTCTTGTGACGTATACATATAATCCACAAATAAAATCATTCAAATCTTCCAACACCTTCAAAAACTGTAGTAATCCTCAAGTTCTAAAAGAAGGAGACGACCTTCTTCAAAACACTTCTTCAACGCCAAGAAGGCGAGATCGACGGTCCACATTCAGTATATGCAAGCGGAGGTGGGTGTATGTTCAGTTCAGAAAGCTTAAGTGGGATTGGATTATTGCTCCAAGTGGATATAGCGCCAATTACTGCGAAGGTGCATGTACAAGTGTGCTTGACATAAATTTGGAACCAACTAATCACGCCATTTTGCAAAACATTCTGCACAGAATGGACAACCGAATACCATCTCCTTCGTGTGCACCGACCAAACTTCATGGCATAAGCGTTTTGTACAAAACAAGTGACAGGTCGATTGCCTTGACTGAATATGGTGGGATGGTTGTATCAACGTGTGGGTGCCATTGAAAATACATTTGTCTTCGATCGTCGAAACTCGTTTAAATCCTGAAATGAGTATGACTAAACGTATtcagtgttactgaaatccttAAGAACGTCTTTGAAAAGCAATCAACCAATACTCTTCATGATgcgtgtgtttttgttttcaaagtggACATTTTTCAACCCCGCACTTTCAAACTCTCAAAGCTAAAATATGATATTGAAATGCAGTATGGCTCTTGGGTAGATAATCGCTTTCGCCTGTAAACACAAAACGACTACCTCTGCAACACCTAAATCATGAAAAAAGCGACTTGATAGGATTTAGTTTTTGAATGCTGTATTATATTTATAGAAATCTAAAAATTGCCTTACGTATGTATGAGGTTAG from Montipora capricornis isolate CH-2021 chromosome 2, ASM3666992v2, whole genome shotgun sequence includes the following:
- the LOC138038021 gene encoding bone morphogenetic protein 6-like yields the protein MAPHSTFTSFLAFNLLLYLSHGENSDIFFHQSGALLRGLDTRGSRAVEQPKTETDRSTEVPRFLLHLFRKRTHLPRGRLSERESDIVRVFLREPLASAKDHHEGPLSHLLFFNLSTISHKENIKKAELRIYKKRPVKHSTGTEGNLKLRLFLLKSLRNKHLHLERNTVLLASHLITLRENVGRWITFDLTSAVKIWKDNPKELFGLSLTIQGMKAFPTEFHIGSRGKRAPFLVTYTYNPQIKSFKSSNTFKNCSNPQVLKEGDDLLQNTSSTPRRRDRRSTFSICKRRWVYVQFRKLKWDWIIAPSGYSANYCEGACTSVLDINLEPTNHAILQNILHRMDNRIPSPSCAPTKLHGISVLYKTSDRSIALTEYGGMVVSTCGCH